One Campylobacter sp. RM16192 genomic region harbors:
- a CDS encoding single-stranded DNA-binding protein, with protein sequence MFNKVVLVGNLTRDIELRYTTAGAAIGNSSIAVTRKFTANGEKREETCFIDITFFGKQAEIANQYLSKGSKLLVEGRLKFDQWTDNNGQNRSKHSVSVENMEMLGGSGQQQGGFNQNSNQQGGYSQSGGYGNQNYSNQSYGQNTNSYANNGAKTPSQQNYNRQPRQDDYNDRIQDIDVDADKYDSDETIPF encoded by the coding sequence ATGTTTAATAAAGTCGTTTTAGTAGGAAATCTTACAAGAGATATCGAGCTTAGATACACAACAGCCGGCGCGGCGATAGGAAACAGCTCTATAGCCGTTACTAGAAAATTTACCGCAAATGGCGAAAAACGTGAAGAAACCTGCTTCATCGATATTACATTTTTTGGCAAACAGGCTGAAATAGCAAACCAATATCTTTCAAAAGGCTCAAAACTTCTAGTTGAGGGTCGCTTAAAGTTTGATCAGTGGACGGACAATAACGGACAAAACAGAAGCAAACACAGCGTAAGCGTTGAAAATATGGAGATGCTAGGCGGTTCAGGGCAACAACAAGGTGGATTTAATCAAAACAGTAATCAACAAGGCGGATACAGCCAAAGCGGTGGCTACGGTAATCAAAACTATAGCAACCAAAGCTATGGTCAAAATACAAATAGTTATGCAAACAATGGCGCAAAAACACCAAGTCAGCAAAACTATAACAGACAGCCTAGACAAGATGATTACAACGATAGAATTCAAGATATAGATGTAGACGCTGACAAGTACGACAGCGACGAGACAATACCATTTTAA
- the rpsR gene encoding 30S ribosomal protein S18 — MAEKRKYSRKYCKYCEAKVDFIDYKDTTLLKYSLSERFKIMPRRLTGNCKKHQEMVEQAIKRARHAAFIPYIVDRDNVVTNPFEGL; from the coding sequence ATGGCAGAGAAAAGAAAATATTCAAGAAAATATTGCAAATATTGCGAAGCAAAAGTTGATTTTATAGACTACAAAGACACAACACTTTTAAAATACTCTCTTTCAGAGCGTTTTAAAATAATGCCGAGACGTCTTACAGGTAACTGCAAAAAACACCAAGAGATGGTTGAGCAAGCTATCAAAAGAGCTAGACATGCGGCGTTTATCCCTTATATTGTAGATCGCGATAACGTAGTAACAAATCCTTTCGAAGGACTATAA
- a CDS encoding 2-hydroxymuconate tautomerase family protein, with protein sequence MPFVNIRVTKENNEPTTEQKQRLIAGVTQLVAEILGRNKASIVVIIDEVDTDNYGLGGETITNLRVKSSMNQE encoded by the coding sequence ATGCCATTTGTAAATATTAGGGTGACTAAAGAAAATAATGAGCCTACGACAGAGCAAAAGCAAAGGCTGATTGCCGGTGTAACTCAGCTAGTGGCTGAAATTTTAGGCAGGAATAAAGCCTCAATTGTAGTGATAATAGATGAGGTTGATACAGATAACTACGGACTTGGCGGTGAAACAATCACAAATTTAAGAGTTAAAAGCAGTATGAATCAAGAGTAA
- the recG gene encoding ATP-dependent DNA helicase RecG, whose product MKFEAKDKEDLNKIGIFTLLDLALKIPKNYDDTTLANSPRDGNVSVEVEIKNSYRQNGILHILSWCESWSQNIKIVIFNAKSWHFGAFKIHKKIYINGKCSYAFGGWEITNPKIITKINEIIPKYKLSLRDDRFCFLTKKYIKFENLISEGLSQNEAEFLTKIHKNDENSVTILDELNKESYGVEILKFVEIYNYLKKLSSKKINFKASDIEIFDILPWINSLPFKPTSDQLSAIEDIRGDFSSNLAKRRVVMGDVGSGKTLVILAAALMVYPKTSIIMAPTSILAEQIYDEAVRLLPKFMSIKLIKSGEKKHEFDGANLIIGTHVLLYRDLPSAPLVMIDEQHRFGSNQREKINQLARDGEKYAHIIQFSATPIPRTLSMIQSSFVEFSFLKQMPFKKNIHSQILQSSDFEMLIKHIKKEISNQKQVIIVYPLVESSENSNYQSLSEAQAFWLRNFKNVFITHGKDREKEQILREFRTGGDILLSTTVVEVGISLPRLTTIVIVGAERLGLATLHQLRGRVGRQGGEGFCFLFTKLKNPPERLKEFCTTLDGFKIAEIDLKNRQSGDILGGAFQHGATFEYYDFEEHITQSAKTRLSLQIKTI is encoded by the coding sequence ATGAAATTTGAAGCAAAAGACAAAGAAGACTTAAATAAAATAGGGATTTTTACCCTGCTTGATCTGGCTCTAAAAATCCCAAAAAACTACGACGATACCACGCTTGCAAATAGTCCCAGGGATGGTAATGTGAGCGTAGAAGTTGAGATAAAAAATTCATATAGACAAAATGGGATTTTGCATATTTTAAGCTGGTGTGAAAGCTGGTCTCAAAATATCAAAATAGTGATTTTTAATGCTAAGTCATGGCACTTTGGGGCTTTTAAAATTCATAAGAAAATATATATTAATGGCAAGTGTTCTTATGCATTTGGCGGATGGGAGATAACAAATCCAAAAATAATCACAAAAATCAACGAAATAATACCAAAATATAAACTAAGTTTACGCGATGATAGATTTTGTTTTTTAACTAAAAAATATATCAAATTTGAAAATTTGATTTCTGAAGGGCTAAGCCAAAACGAAGCCGAATTTTTGACTAAAATTCATAAAAATGACGAAAATAGCGTGACCATTTTAGATGAATTAAACAAAGAAAGTTATGGGGTTGAGATTTTAAAATTTGTAGAAATTTATAACTATTTAAAAAAGTTAAGCTCCAAAAAGATAAATTTTAAGGCAAGTGATATAGAAATTTTTGATATTTTGCCATGGATAAATTCATTGCCATTTAAGCCAACGAGCGATCAGCTGAGCGCAATAGAGGATATAAGAGGAGATTTTAGCTCAAATTTAGCAAAGAGACGCGTAGTGATGGGCGATGTGGGAAGCGGCAAAACTCTTGTAATTTTGGCTGCCGCACTTATGGTATATCCAAAAACCTCTATAATTATGGCTCCTACTTCTATTTTAGCTGAGCAAATTTACGATGAGGCTGTTAGGCTTTTGCCAAAATTTATGAGTATAAAATTGATAAAAAGTGGAGAAAAAAAACACGAATTTGACGGAGCAAATTTGATAATAGGTACGCATGTATTGCTTTATCGCGATTTGCCAAGCGCGCCACTTGTTATGATAGACGAGCAACACCGCTTCGGTTCAAACCAAAGAGAAAAGATAAATCAGCTAGCTAGAGATGGCGAAAAATACGCTCATATTATTCAATTTTCTGCGACTCCAATACCAAGAACTCTTAGTATGATTCAAAGTTCATTTGTAGAATTTAGTTTTTTAAAACAGATGCCTTTTAAGAAAAATATTCATTCACAAATTTTACAAAGCAGTGATTTTGAAATGCTTATAAAACATATTAAAAAAGAGATTTCCAATCAAAAACAGGTCATAATAGTCTATCCTCTTGTAGAGAGTAGCGAGAATTCGAATTATCAGAGTTTAAGCGAGGCTCAGGCATTTTGGTTAAGGAATTTTAAAAATGTCTTTATAACTCATGGAAAAGACAGGGAAAAAGAGCAAATTTTACGTGAATTTAGAACTGGTGGAGATATCCTGCTTTCTACTACGGTTGTTGAAGTTGGTATATCTTTGCCAAGGCTTACTACTATTGTGATAGTAGGAGCTGAGAGACTAGGTCTTGCTACTCTTCATCAATTGCGCGGACGAGTAGGCAGACAAGGAGGAGAGGGCTTTTGCTTTCTCTTTACCAAGCTTAAAAATCCTCCTGAAAGACTAAAGGAGTTTTGTACTACTCTTGACGGATTTAAAATTGCTGAAATAGATCTTAAAAACCGTCAAAGCGGAGATATTTTAGGTGGAGCTTTTCAACATGGAGCTACTTTTGAATACTATGATTTTGAAGAGCATATCACACAAAGTGCTAAAACACGTCTATCTTTGCAAATAAAAACGATTTAA
- the fliW gene encoding flagellar assembly protein FliW, with amino-acid sequence MVFEVKSPILGFEHIKTMELIELDKFFVKLQSKDDNTSFTMINPYALRNYEFDIPTYYQELMDINDDSKLRVYNIMVVSTPIETSTVNFIAPIICNMTNMTLSQVVLDVYSYPDYKQAEKISDFIQK; translated from the coding sequence ATGGTATTTGAAGTAAAAAGCCCAATTTTAGGATTTGAACATATAAAAACTATGGAACTTATAGAGCTTGATAAATTTTTTGTGAAACTTCAAAGTAAAGACGATAATACATCTTTTACCATGATTAATCCTTACGCTTTAAGAAATTATGAATTCGATATACCTACATACTACCAAGAACTCATGGATATAAATGATGACAGTAAATTAAGAGTATATAACATCATGGTTGTAAGCACTCCGATAGAGACATCTACCGTAAATTTTATCGCTCCTATTATATGTAATATGACCAATATGACATTATCTCAGGTGGTTTTAGATGTATATAGTTATCCAGACTATAAACAAGCCGAGAAAATTTCAGATTTTATACAAAAGTAA
- the hpf gene encoding ribosome hibernation-promoting factor, HPF/YfiA family, whose product MNTSIVGKQFELTDSIKGYVENAFDALGKYNLDIISGRCVISADEKNGKKGFSVEFAINLARKDTIVIRQKDKDLYAAVDLAVDRASKVLRREHDKITTVKNKDEGKEIRARIADEPIEGVDEIIPMELELYKPLEIEDALEKLKNSEMQFYVFNDIDARMRVIYKRTDGKFGLY is encoded by the coding sequence ATGAACACAAGCATTGTAGGTAAACAATTTGAACTAACAGACTCTATAAAAGGTTATGTAGAGAACGCATTTGACGCTCTTGGAAAATATAATCTCGACATCATTTCAGGACGTTGTGTCATCTCGGCAGATGAAAAAAACGGAAAAAAGGGCTTTTCGGTCGAATTTGCGATAAATTTAGCAAGAAAAGATACTATAGTAATACGCCAAAAAGATAAAGATTTATACGCAGCAGTTGATTTGGCCGTAGATCGCGCTTCAAAGGTTCTAAGAAGAGAGCACGATAAGATAACAACAGTCAAAAACAAAGATGAAGGCAAAGAGATAAGAGCCAGAATTGCAGATGAGCCAATAGAAGGTGTCGATGAAATTATACCTATGGAACTAGAGCTTTACAAACCGCTTGAGATAGAAGATGCTTTAGAAAAGTTAAAAAACAGCGAAATGCAATTTTACGTATTTAACGATATAGATGCAAGAATGCGTGTTATATATAAACGCACAGACGGCAAATTCGGACTTTATTAA
- a CDS encoding outer membrane protein assembly factor BamD: MRSFIKILSFCILIIFASGCAEKYSELYNLTPDEWYTQIIADINDRDLESADKHYTSMSSEHVASPMLEQILLILSQAHANEEEYLLANFYLDEYIKRYGDNGPRTEFAQYLKIKANFDSFSQPNRNQKLMQDSVAEIEKFLYIYPNTKYRPLIETMLTKFQLSIFYLDEQIADLYERTGRIESATIYKQKVEESPLMDANLIPPQLPWYRKIFE, encoded by the coding sequence ATGAGATCGTTTATTAAAATTTTGAGTTTTTGTATATTAATTATTTTTGCAAGTGGTTGTGCTGAAAAATACAGCGAACTTTATAACTTAACACCTGACGAGTGGTATACTCAAATAATAGCAGACATTAATGATAGAGACTTGGAAAGCGCCGATAAACATTATACATCTATGTCAAGCGAACACGTAGCAAGCCCGATGCTTGAGCAAATTTTGCTAATATTGTCACAAGCTCATGCAAACGAAGAAGAATATCTGTTAGCTAATTTTTATCTCGATGAGTATATCAAAAGATACGGCGATAATGGTCCTAGAACCGAATTTGCTCAATACCTTAAGATTAAGGCAAATTTTGACTCGTTTTCACAACCAAACCGTAATCAAAAGTTAATGCAAGATAGTGTAGCAGAGATCGAAAAATTTCTTTATATCTATCCAAATACCAAGTATAGACCTTTAATAGAAACTATGCTTACTAAATTTCAGCTTTCTATTTTTTACCTTGATGAGCAGATCGCTGATTTATATGAACGAACAGGCAGAATTGAATCGGCTACAATTTATAAACAAAAGGTAGAAGAGTCGCCTTTAATGGATGCGAATTTGATACCGCCACAACTTCCTTGGTATAGAAAAATATTTGAGTAG
- a CDS encoding type II secretion system protein: MKKAFTLIELIVVLVITGIISVLSTDIILNIYRGYLQSRAINTLEAQTEIALEQIAKRLMFRIKGSTIGRKSDGNFISTSDAGLNQDYIILEWIAYSYESFQDSGWSGFVDTEHTNTIPPTTTGGGGGKIETPYSKLDNANDTISDLTNKQATLSNGKVGIYFRGTGSNVINTSFGYDKVNANSIGTVNTTTGSTTNLTIPKYKETEISEYYYLLHTAYAIAPGKPSADGDSDLILHYNYRPWLLGADNQYNGKNSNSAIIATNVTRFNFKEIGNMIVLKLCIRDAGRSLRDGEEETTVCKTKAIY; encoded by the coding sequence ATGAAAAAAGCTTTTACACTTATTGAACTGATAGTAGTTTTGGTTATTACAGGCATTATCTCCGTTCTAAGCACAGACATAATACTAAATATATACAGAGGATATTTACAAAGCAGAGCAATAAACACTCTGGAGGCCCAAACAGAAATAGCTTTAGAGCAAATTGCTAAAAGACTTATGTTTAGAATCAAAGGATCGACTATAGGCAGAAAATCGGACGGAAATTTCATCTCAACATCTGATGCAGGGCTTAATCAAGATTATATTATATTGGAATGGATTGCCTATAGTTATGAAAGCTTTCAAGACAGTGGATGGAGTGGTTTTGTAGATACCGAACATACAAATACAATTCCACCAACTACAACAGGTGGAGGGGGAGGAAAAATAGAAACACCATATAGTAAGCTGGATAATGCAAATGACACAATATCAGACCTTACAAACAAACAAGCAACACTTAGTAACGGCAAAGTAGGAATATATTTCAGAGGTACAGGATCTAATGTTATTAACACATCTTTTGGCTATGATAAAGTAAATGCAAACTCTATAGGCACAGTAAATACCACAACAGGTAGCACTACAAATTTAACTATTCCTAAATACAAAGAAACCGAAATATCAGAGTACTATTATTTGCTACATACTGCTTATGCTATCGCCCCAGGAAAACCTTCTGCCGACGGTGATTCTGATTTAATATTACACTACAACTATCGTCCATGGCTATTAGGAGCGGACAACCAATACAATGGTAAAAATTCAAATAGTGCTATAATAGCAACAAATGTTACTAGATTTAATTTTAAAGAAATAGGCAATATGATAGTGCTTAAACTATGTATAAGAGATGCGGGAAGGTCACTTAGAGATGGAGAAGAGGAGACAACCGTGTGCAAGACAAAGGCGATATACTAA
- a CDS encoding M16 family metallopeptidase: MKAVNLKVKNTQIPVIFESSKALPVVYLKLIFKVAGSCEDSKKSGLANLIAKILNEGTISEGASGFAKELEMRAINMYASAGFETINIELNCLKEYFGFATKKLQELLSEPNLTDEILNKLKKLTLGEILSNENDYDYVAKSALNELLYPKTALANQITGTKESIEKINLEDIKNFLKTHLDLANLFVVFGGDVAIDELNLDHILTNLDSGKKRIQDKLKTSEKMSEKFIIKPSEQAYVYFGAPFEVDIEDRFKARVATFILGEGGFGSRLMEEIRVKRGLAYSAYARAGFAPSYSQIAGYLQTKNENKDNAIAVVKSEFERFVKKGVNSHELTQAKKFLLGSEPLRQETLLNRLNIAQNEFYNGLRLGHFKEELDKISKLKLSELNEFITAHTEITKLSFAVLYNEI; this comes from the coding sequence ATGAAAGCTGTAAATTTAAAAGTTAAAAACACTCAAATTCCCGTTATCTTTGAAAGTTCAAAGGCTTTGCCTGTAGTTTATCTTAAGCTTATTTTTAAAGTTGCCGGAAGCTGTGAAGATTCTAAAAAGAGCGGTCTTGCAAATTTAATAGCTAAAATTTTAAATGAAGGCACCATCAGCGAAGGGGCGAGCGGATTTGCTAAAGAGCTTGAAATGAGAGCGATAAATATGTATGCAAGTGCCGGATTTGAGACCATAAATATAGAACTAAATTGCTTGAAAGAGTATTTTGGCTTTGCTACTAAAAAACTTCAAGAGCTATTAAGCGAGCCAAATTTGACTGATGAAATTTTAAATAAGCTGAAAAAACTTACTCTTGGTGAAATTTTAAGTAATGAAAACGACTATGACTATGTCGCAAAATCCGCTTTAAATGAGCTTTTATATCCAAAAACAGCTTTGGCAAATCAAATAACAGGAACCAAAGAAAGTATAGAAAAAATCAATCTTGAAGATATTAAAAATTTTTTAAAAACTCATCTTGATTTAGCTAATTTATTTGTAGTTTTTGGCGGAGATGTGGCTATAGACGAGCTAAATTTAGATCATATCTTGACAAATTTAGATAGTGGCAAGAAAAGAATACAAGATAAATTAAAAACAAGTGAAAAAATGAGCGAAAAGTTTATCATTAAGCCGAGCGAACAGGCATACGTGTATTTTGGCGCTCCTTTTGAAGTGGATATAGAGGATAGGTTTAAGGCTAGAGTGGCTACATTTATTTTGGGAGAGGGTGGATTTGGCTCTAGGCTAATGGAGGAGATTCGTGTTAAGCGAGGACTTGCGTATTCGGCTTATGCTAGGGCGGGGTTTGCTCCTAGTTATTCTCAAATAGCAGGCTATTTGCAGACAAAGAACGAAAATAAAGACAATGCTATAGCGGTAGTCAAAAGCGAATTTGAAAGATTTGTTAAAAAAGGTGTGAATTCTCATGAGCTGACTCAGGCTAAGAAATTTTTACTAGGTTCTGAGCCGCTTAGGCAAGAGACATTGCTTAATAGATTAAATATCGCCCAAAACGAATTTTATAATGGATTGAGACTTGGACATTTCAAGGAAGAGCTTGATAAAATTTCAAAACTAAAACTTAGCGAATTAAATGAATTTATTACTGCGCATACCGAGATAACAAAGCTAAGTTTTGCCGTGCTTTATAATGAAATTTGA
- the rpsF gene encoding 30S ribosomal protein S6, translating to MKHYELLFVFKPTLTEEEVGAKVDFIKEILTKNGAEIASLLSLGTRKLAYTVKKHERGVFFVAYFTAPTVAIAEVERIIRINEDIIKFLTVKFENKKEVAAWERLSKGIKQSKKEPKPKAEETPSQEA from the coding sequence ATGAAGCATTACGAACTTTTATTCGTATTTAAGCCTACCTTGACTGAAGAAGAAGTAGGCGCAAAAGTTGATTTCATAAAAGAAATCCTTACAAAAAATGGTGCAGAGATTGCATCTTTGTTGTCGCTTGGCACAAGAAAGCTTGCTTATACGGTTAAAAAACATGAGCGTGGTGTATTTTTTGTAGCTTATTTTACAGCTCCTACAGTTGCGATTGCAGAAGTTGAGCGTATCATAAGAATCAATGAAGACATCATCAAATTCTTAACAGTGAAATTTGAGAACAAAAAAGAAGTTGCGGCTTGGGAAAGACTAAGCAAAGGTATCAAGCAAAGCAAAAAAGAACCAAAACCAAAAGCTGAAGAGACTCCGTCACAGGAAGCATAA
- the lon gene encoding endopeptidase La has protein sequence MQINESKAFPTELPVIVEDELFLYPFMITPLFLSDDENLSALNLAIENQSQILVASVKPQNEGMRDFEGIYDAGVIGTIMRKVPLPDGRVKILFQGSSKGRIINKISVKPLRAVVEVIHEKHPTAVKSDALVTVLREKVRDLAALSHFFPPDLLKTIEESVEVNRVCDLVLSSLRLKKQIAYEFFIEENLEQKLLKLIDYIIEEIEANKLQREIKNKVHSRIDKVNKEYFLKEQLKQIQQELGADTTREDEIEEYRKKLEKKKKFMADDAYKEIKKQIDKLSRMHPDSADANTIQSYLDWVIEVPFENIANKKLNVAEVSRHLNTDHYGLARPKERIEEYFALRELLELRGVADKVNNGAILCFAGPPGVGKTSLANSIAKALKRELVRVALGGLEDVNELRGHRRTYIGAMPGRIVQGLIEAKQMNPVVVLDEIDKVGRSFRGDPTAVLLEILDPEQNNKFRDYYLNFNIDLSKVVFVATANDVGSIPPALRDRMEFIQLSSYTPQEKFEIAMKYLIPQELKKHGLRSSEVSLGKDVLNLIISDYTRESGVRNLRRRIADIFRKVAKKLLSDMSIKKVNITTKNLSEFLEKKVYEIEPADKIDQVGQVNGLAWTSVGGDVLKIEAIRIQGKGSMQITGSLGDVMKESAYIAFSLVKVLIDNKKIKVPTKIIPVFADDKKKVEPSDVYRRFDLHIHVPEGATPKDGPSAGITMVTAIASILTDTKVRADVAMTGEITLSGRVLPIGGLKEKLIAAHKAGIKTALIPRKNYERDLNEIPVDVKRDVKIIAVDTIEDVLKNALVLK, from the coding sequence TTGCAAATAAACGAATCAAAGGCTTTTCCGACAGAACTTCCTGTAATAGTAGAGGATGAGCTATTTTTATATCCTTTTATGATAACTCCACTGTTTTTAAGTGATGATGAAAATTTATCCGCTCTGAATTTAGCCATAGAAAATCAAAGTCAAATTTTAGTAGCTTCAGTAAAGCCACAAAATGAAGGAATGAGGGATTTTGAAGGCATTTATGATGCGGGCGTTATAGGAACTATTATGCGCAAGGTTCCTCTTCCTGACGGGAGAGTAAAAATTTTATTTCAAGGATCAAGCAAGGGTCGTATAATAAATAAAATAAGTGTTAAGCCTTTAAGGGCTGTTGTGGAGGTTATCCATGAAAAGCACCCTACAGCCGTTAAAAGTGATGCTTTGGTGACCGTTCTTAGGGAAAAAGTTAGAGATCTAGCTGCCCTTAGCCATTTTTTCCCGCCAGATTTGTTAAAGACTATAGAAGAAAGTGTTGAGGTAAATAGAGTTTGTGACCTTGTGCTAAGTTCGCTTAGATTAAAAAAGCAGATCGCTTATGAGTTTTTTATAGAGGAAAATTTAGAACAAAAACTTTTAAAGCTTATTGACTATATTATTGAGGAAATTGAAGCCAATAAACTTCAACGCGAGATAAAGAACAAAGTTCATTCTCGCATTGATAAAGTTAATAAGGAGTATTTTTTAAAAGAACAGTTAAAGCAGATTCAGCAAGAGCTTGGTGCTGACACTACGCGTGAAGATGAGATAGAAGAGTATCGCAAAAAGCTTGAGAAAAAGAAAAAATTCATGGCTGATGATGCTTATAAAGAAATCAAAAAGCAGATTGATAAACTAAGTCGCATGCATCCAGATTCTGCTGATGCCAATACCATTCAGAGCTATCTTGACTGGGTTATTGAGGTGCCTTTTGAAAATATTGCAAACAAAAAGCTAAACGTAGCCGAGGTTAGCAGACATCTAAATACCGATCACTATGGCCTAGCTAGACCAAAAGAGAGAATTGAGGAGTATTTTGCTTTGCGTGAGCTTTTGGAGCTTAGGGGTGTGGCTGATAAAGTAAATAATGGCGCTATTTTGTGCTTTGCGGGACCTCCTGGAGTTGGTAAAACTAGTCTTGCAAACTCTATTGCCAAGGCGCTTAAAAGAGAGCTTGTGCGCGTGGCACTTGGCGGACTTGAAGACGTAAATGAGCTTAGAGGTCATAGAAGAACCTATATAGGAGCAATGCCGGGGCGTATAGTGCAGGGTTTAATTGAAGCTAAGCAGATGAATCCTGTCGTAGTGCTTGATGAGATAGATAAGGTCGGCAGAAGTTTTCGTGGTGATCCTACGGCTGTTTTACTTGAAATTTTAGATCCGGAACAAAACAATAAATTTAGAGATTACTATCTAAATTTTAATATAGATCTAAGTAAGGTAGTATTTGTGGCTACTGCAAACGATGTTGGCTCTATCCCACCTGCACTACGCGACAGGATGGAGTTTATCCAGCTTAGTTCATATACTCCGCAAGAGAAATTTGAGATAGCCATGAAATATTTGATACCTCAAGAACTTAAAAAACACGGTTTAAGATCAAGCGAGGTGAGCTTGGGCAAAGATGTCTTAAATTTAATTATATCTGATTACACAAGAGAGAGCGGAGTAAGAAATTTACGCAGACGTATAGCGGATATATTTAGAAAAGTTGCAAAAAAACTTTTAAGTGATATGAGTATTAAAAAAGTGAATATTACTACTAAAAATTTGAGTGAGTTTTTAGAGAAAAAAGTATACGAGATAGAGCCTGCGGATAAGATAGATCAAGTAGGGCAGGTTAATGGTCTTGCTTGGACAAGTGTGGGCGGAGATGTTCTAAAAATAGAGGCTATTCGCATTCAAGGCAAAGGCTCTATGCAGATAACCGGGTCTTTGGGCGATGTGATGAAAGAGAGTGCATACATAGCATTTAGTCTCGTTAAGGTATTGATAGACAATAAGAAGATAAAAGTGCCTACTAAAATCATACCCGTTTTTGCAGATGATAAAAAGAAAGTTGAGCCAAGCGATGTGTATCGTAGGTTTGATCTGCATATACATGTGCCAGAAGGTGCGACTCCCAAAGATGGTCCAAGTGCTGGAATCACGATGGTAACCGCAATAGCTTCGATACTTACCGATACAAAGGTTAGGGCTGATGTGGCTATGACAGGAGAGATAACTTTAAGTGGTAGAGTTTTACCTATAGGCGGGCTCAAAGAAAAACTGATAGCGGCTCATAAGGCCGGCATAAAAACTGCTTTAATACCGCGCAAAAACTATGAGCGTGACCTAAATGAAATACCTGTAGATGTAAAAAGGGATGTTAAAATTATAGCGGTTGATACGATAGAGGATGTACTTAAAAATGCTCTCGTATTAAAATAA
- a CDS encoding type IV pilus modification PilV family protein, protein MVNNMRRGFSLLELVISIVVMGIVFLSIPTIIMQNAKNNTSAIIQQSVMDTKTHMALILKTPWGCVNDPSLMGKPTPIFNGDPANNFYTKNLIGENDRRNFSNISKNEACLSSEKNIDFFDKKEAYVEFATKSYSRDNIVKASLKSEVGTMTNDNIKIIKINTIVAQTNPNTNIILTAYSANIGDSPKILKKSW, encoded by the coding sequence ATGGTAAATAATATGAGACGAGGATTTTCTTTACTTGAGCTTGTAATTTCTATTGTAGTAATGGGAATAGTTTTTTTATCTATTCCCACAATAATAATGCAAAATGCCAAAAATAACACATCGGCTATAATTCAACAAAGCGTAATGGATACTAAAACGCATATGGCTCTTATACTTAAAACACCGTGGGGTTGTGTAAATGATCCATCTCTTATGGGTAAGCCTACTCCTATTTTTAATGGAGATCCAGCAAATAATTTTTACACAAAAAATTTAATTGGTGAGAATGATAGAAGAAATTTTTCTAATATTAGCAAGAATGAAGCTTGTTTGTCATCAGAAAAAAACATAGATTTTTTTGACAAAAAAGAAGCCTATGTAGAATTTGCAACAAAAAGTTACAGTAGGGACAACATAGTAAAAGCATCATTAAAATCTGAAGTAGGCACTATGACAAATGATAACATCAAAATTATAAAAATAAATACAATAGTTGCGCAAACCAATCCAAATACCAATATAATACTTACAGCCTATTCTGCAAACATAGGCGATAGTCCTAAAATACTGAAAAAATCATGGTAA